CCGGCGGCTGAACCTCTCGTACGAGGCGGCCGTGGTCGCGTACGTCTGCGCGCCGCTCGGCATGAACGACACGCGCATCGCGCTCACCCGGGATCAGGGCGAGCGGTTCGCCGCGCCGCACGGGGTGTTCGGGCTGCCCGCGGCGCGCTGGGAATTCGGCGCCCTCCAAGGCGCCGGCGCCTTGCGGTCAACGCCCGCCGATCTGATTCGCTTCGCGCGGGCCAGCGCCGGCGCCGCGCCGGAACCGCTGCGGAGCGCGCTGCTCGACGCGCAGCACCTCCGGGTGGAGACCCGCGACGCGGACGGCCGCCTGTCGGCGGGCCTCGGCCTCGCGTGGCACGCCTTCGAGACCGTCGGCGCCAGACGGCTCGTGCTCTGGCACAACGGGTCCACAGGTGGCTATCGGAGCTTCCTGGCCCTCGTGCCCGCGTTGCGACTGGGCGTCGTCGCGCTCGCCAACCGCGCACCGGGCCTGGAGGATCGCCTCCGCCCGGCAACGGCCCTGGACCGGATCGCGCTGACCGCCCTCCGCGATCTGCTCCGGCTCGACGCGAGCGATTCGCGG
This region of Gemmatimonadaceae bacterium genomic DNA includes:
- a CDS encoding serine hydrolase domain-containing protein, which produces MMGSDLGAIVDRAATTIRHARPGVGGIVAAISGADVCLRPFGTLGTFDRRAVCETTVFEIGSVTKLFTAALLAATVLDGRAALNEPVAELLPELRGLADDITLVRLATHTAGLPRLPRNLIGRSWIRHPLNPYAGYTERALVDALRRHRPARRLPPIHRTPVRYSNLGAGLLGAALARRLNLSYEAAVVAYVCAPLGMNDTRIALTRDQGERFAAPHGVFGLPAARWEFGALQGAGALRSTPADLIRFARASAGAAPEPLRSALLDAQHLRVETRDADGRLSAGLGLAWHAFETVGARRLVLWHNGSTGGYRSFLALVPALRLGVVALANRAPGLEDRLRPATALDRIALTALRDLLRLDASDSRPA